In the genome of Pseudomonas fluorescens, the window GTGCTGACTGTCAGCCTCATGTTTGTATTTTTTGCAGGGTTCGGACTTTTTATCTGGAAGGATTCGCACAAGCGGAAATAACCGTAGTTCTTTCTGGATGTAATGAGCACGCAAGGCATTTTGGGCAACTTCGGTTGCCCTTTTTTTTGCCTTTGAAAATCTACCGGAGTGCATAGAGCCACTGTGGGAGCGAGCCTGCTCGCGAATGCTGTGTGACATTCAACATCAATGCCAACTGAAATACCGCTTTCGCGAGCGGGCTCGCTCCCACAGGAGACTTAAGTGTTTGGTAGATGGCAGCAATAAAAAAGGCGCGTTCCTTGCGGAGCGCGCCTTTTCTGGTTTGGCTGCTTATCAGCTGCCAAGTGCCTTAGATGCCAGCCAGAACAACCCGGCCGACAGGGTCACGGTGGCTGGCAGGGTCAATACCCAGGCCAGCAGGATGGTTCTGACGGTGCCGCTCTGCAGGCCGCTTTTGTTGGCGACCATGGTGCCCGCCACGCCCGAGGACAGCACGTGGGTGGTGGAAACCGGCAGGCTGAAGATGTTCGCCATGCCGATCAGGCTGGCGGTGGTGATCTGCGCCGACATGCCTTGGGAGTAGGTCATGCCTTGCTTGCCGATCTTCTCGCCAATGGTCAGTACCACGCGCTTCCAGCCGACCATGGTGCCCAGGCCCAAGGCCAGTGCAACCGCCAGGATCACCCAGAACGGAGCGTATTCGGTGGTGGTGGTCAGGTCCTTGCGCAGCTTGTCCAGGTCAGCCTTTTCACGGGGGGCGAGCGTTGGCAGCTTGCTGACTTTCTTCGCCGTGTCGTCCAGGCAGAGCAGGTAGCGACGTACTTCGATGCGGCTTTCCGACGGCAGCGAGTGGTAGTCGGCTACACCCTTGAGGGTGCCGAGCAGGGCGGTGATGGTCGGTTCGGTCTGTTGCGGGTTGCAACGGAATTTCTCCGGCAGATCGCCATCCAGGCTCTTGCCCAGGGCCAGGAACTCGCCCAGTGTTTCGGAATTACGCTGGTAGAACTGGCTCAGGTGCAACGTGGCGTCGCGAGTCCGCTCGATCTGGTAGGTCGTGCTGTTCAGGTCGAGGACGAACTGCGCCGGCACGATACCGATCAGGACCAGCATGATCAGGCCGATACCTTTCTGGCCATCGTTGGAACCGTGCACGAAACTCACGGCCATGGCCGAGATCACCAGTACCAGGCGATTCCAGAACGGCGGGTGTTTCTTGTCGTCGATCTTGCGGCGCTGTTCCGGCGTCTTGTGCATCTTCGACAGCGGGCGCCACCATTTAAGGCCGATCAGGATCAGCGCGGCGATCAGGAAACCGGCCATCGGCGAGAACACAAGCGACATGGCGATATCGATCGCCTTCTGCCAGTTCACGCC includes:
- the ccoM gene encoding cytochrome c oxidase subunit CcoM, encoding MFFDNVVIAGVLTVSLMFVFFAGFGLFIWKDSHKRK
- a CDS encoding inorganic phosphate transporter, whose product is MIDLFSGLDAWVLVSLLLALAFVLAFEFINGFHDTANAVATVIYTKAMPPHLAVFFSGVFNFLGVLLGGVGVAYAIVHLLPVELLINVNTGHGLAMVFSLLAAAITWNLGTWYFGIPASSSHTLIGSILGVGLANALINDIPLADGVNWQKAIDIAMSLVFSPMAGFLIAALILIGLKWWRPLSKMHKTPEQRRKIDDKKHPPFWNRLVLVISAMAVSFVHGSNDGQKGIGLIMLVLIGIVPAQFVLDLNSTTYQIERTRDATLHLSQFYQRNSETLGEFLALGKSLDGDLPEKFRCNPQQTEPTITALLGTLKGVADYHSLPSESRIEVRRYLLCLDDTAKKVSKLPTLAPREKADLDKLRKDLTTTTEYAPFWVILAVALALGLGTMVGWKRVVLTIGEKIGKQGMTYSQGMSAQITTASLIGMANIFSLPVSTTHVLSSGVAGTMVANKSGLQSGTVRTILLAWVLTLPATVTLSAGLFWLASKALGS